The Polyodon spathula isolate WHYD16114869_AA chromosome 13, ASM1765450v1, whole genome shotgun sequence genome includes a region encoding these proteins:
- the LOC121325671 gene encoding broad substrate specificity ATP-binding cassette transporter ABCG2-like: protein MGSKTTKQDLSNTGIPVVEVISHNSKVGDIWASNHSMVSVTAEEEATFQRAVPTRESLKCPSGSVVSFHNIQYSVKMSSGLPCKRKVVEKQILLGVNGIMKPGLNAILGPTGSGKSSLLDVLAARKDPAGLSGEVLIDGAPQPPNFKCISGYVVQDDIVMGTLTVRENLLFSAALRLPTSITYKEKEERVASVISELGLTKVADSKVGTELIRGVSGGERKRTNIGMELITEPPVLFLDEPTTGLDASTAKAVLILLKRLSRRGRTIIFSIHQPRYSIFKLFDSLTLLASGKMMYHGPSKSALEYFTSIGYECESFNNPADFFLDIINGDSTAVAASQAFDTDNKDGSKQTESGSEDPDTIEIQDPEHIDKSLVDKLNEQYMKSTQYSKMQEALTKIEANRGEKKKKKLQSITYATSFFNQLYWVTNRSCKNLVRNPQASVAQVVVTIVLGAIVGAIFFGVKLDPSGIQNRVGSLFFLTTNQCFSSVSAIELFIKDKKLFIHQYTSGYYRLSAYFISILLGDLIPMRTVPAILFSVITYWMIGFQRLAGNFFFFMLTLVMVSYTATTMGLAISAGMDVVAIANLFITICFVFMIIFSGLLVNLPSVMGWLNWLKYFSIPRYGLTALQVNEFRGLYFCGSKTNNETSFQSAMANCSTSASNFGGLCYGEAYLCGQGIGYNDWAMWENIVALGCMIIIFLTIAYMKLSFMRKFT, encoded by the exons ATGGGAAGTAAAACCACTAAACAAGATCTTTCTAATACTGGTATCCCAGTTGTAGAAGTAATTTCCCACAACAGTAAAGTAGGGGATATCTGGGCTTCAAACCACAGTATGGTCTCTGTAACTGCAGAAGAGGAGGCTACATTCCAGCGAGCTGTGCCGACCAGAGAGTCGCTGAAATGTCCCAGCGGCTCGGTGGTCAGCTTCCATAACATTCAGTATAGCGTCAAGATGTCCAGCGGCCTGCCCTGTAAACGCAAAGTCGTGGAGAAGCAAATCCTCTTAGGTGTCAA TGGAATAATGAAACCTGGCTTAAATGCTATCCTTGGCCCAACAGGGAGTGGCAAGTCTTC ATTGCTGGATGTTCTGGCTGCAAGGAAGGATCCAGCAGGTTTATCTGGTGAGGTGTTGATTGATGGAGCACCACAGCCTCCAAACTTCAAGTGCATCTCAGGCTATGTAGTCCAg GATGATATTGTCATGGGCACCCTAACGGTCAGGGAAAACCTCCTGTTCTCAGCGGCTCTCAGGCTTCCCACCTCTATTACCTACAAGGAGAAGGAAGAAAGAGTGGCAAGTGTTATCTCAGAACTCGGGCTAACAAAAGTGGCTGACTCCAAA GTTGGCACAGAACTGATCCGAGGCGTGTCTGGAGGGGAGCGAAAGCGAACAAATATTGGGATGGAGCTGATAACTGAGCCCCCTGTCCTGTTTCTGGATGAACCAACAACAGGCCTAGATGCTAGCACAGCCAAGGCAGTACTTATACTTCTGAAGAG GCTTTCACGAAGAGGGCGAACTATCATATTTTCAATTCACCAACCCCGGTACTCTATATTTAAGTTGTTTGATAGCCTGACGTTATTGGCTTCTGGGAAAATGATGTACCATGGGCCATCCAAATCTGCACTGGAATACTTCACTTCTATTG GTTATGAATGTGAATCCTTCAACAACCCAGCAGACTTCTTTTTGGATATCATTAACGGAGACTCTACTGCTGTAGCAGCAAGCCAAGCTTTCGATACAGACAATAAGGATGGAAGTAAACAAACTG AAAGTGGCAGTGAAGATCCAGACACCATTGAAATCCAGGATCCAGAACACATTGATAAAAGCTTAGTGGATAAACTAAATGAGCAGTACATGAAGTCGACCCAGTACAGCAAAATGCAAGAAGCCTTGACAAAGATTGAAGCCAACAGGggggagaagaaaaagaaaaagcttcaGTCGATCACTTACGCCACTTCATTCTTCAATCAACTTTACTGGGTTACCAATCGCTCCTGCAAGAACCTGGTGCGCAACCCACAGGCTTCAGTAGCACAG GTGGTAGTAACAATCGTTTTGGGTGCAATTGTTGGTGCAATCTTCTTTGGTGTAAAACTAGACCCCAGTGGAATTCAGAACAG agtGGGCTCTCTCTTCTTCCTAACCACAAATCAGTGTTTCTCCAGTGTGTCTGCTATTGAACTGTTTATCAAGGATAAGAAGTTGTTCAT aCACCAGTATACCAGTGGTTACTACAGACTGTCTGCCTACTTTATTTCAATTCTGCTGGGAGACCTGATTCCTATGAGGACAGTCCctgctattttgttttctgtcatcACCTACTGGATGATAG gTTTCCAAAGATTGGCTGGAAACTTTTTCTTCTTCATGCTCACACTGGTGATGGTGTCGTACACAGCCACCACAATGGGTCTTGCTATCAGTGCAGGGATGGATGTTGTTGCCATAGCAAATCTCTTTAtcactatttgttttgttttcatgatt ATATTCTCTGGTCTTCTAGTGAATCTTCCCTCAGTCATGGGTTGGTTGAATTGGCTGAAATATTTTAGCATCCCAAGATATGGTTTAACT GCATTGCAAGTGAATGAGTTCAGAGGTTTATATTTCTGTGGCAGTAAAACAAACAACGAAACATCTTTCCAATCAGCTATGGCAAACTGTTCAACGAGCGCTTCAAATTTTGGAGGACT ATGCTATGGAGAGGCTTACCTCTGTGGACAGGGCATTGGGTACAATGACTGGGCAATGTGGGAAAACATTGTTGCTCTTGGCTGTATGATTATCATCTTTCTAACAATTGCTTACATGAAACTCAGTTTCATGAGGAAATTCACTTAG